The genomic interval AATTACATCTTTATTTAAATAAATCTTATCTAACTGCTTAATGTATGCAACGCACTGACCATTGAATTTAACAATCTTCGCATCCGTAGCGGCTAAAATTTGTAAGTTTCCTAAGTTTGCTAACACTTTTTCAGATGAAGATATGTTAATTTCTTCTTTTGTATATTCAACGGAAACATCACTTAATGGTAAATTACTTTTTATAACCTCTTTTTCACCTGCTTTTAAAACAGTACCATTTTGAATAACTACATAATTTACTATATAATCACGATCATAATTTACATATGCCATAACAGCATCTGTTCCATTTTCACCAAATGCTCTATATACAGGTGTTTTTTCATGAGTTATATAGTATGAACCTTTTTCAATATTACCTTCTTCTTTTTTAACTTCAATATTCATAGCACTAACTAATTTATTATCACCCATAGCTATTTTTTTTGTTGTAACTTGTGTCTGAGATCCCTCCATTATTGGATAAAGCACTGTATCAAAATTTTCTACTGAACCAGAATTTTTAACAAATGTAGCATACTTAATGGGTGTAATTTGTTGATATCCCTCTTCAATAGACTGTACCATATCTTCCTTAGAACTAGGAACAACTAAAATATTTGCACCCTCTGTGTAATTAGTTTTTGTTACTCCTGTTTCAGCATCAATAGAAGGCACTGCATTAACATCAAATATCCAAGTTTGAGTATATTTACGCTCACCTGCAACTGCATCTAAATAATCAGATACAATGAAAAATTTAAGTGGTTTGAAGAAGGTTATTTTACGGTTACTAATATAATTACCTTCAATAAGATCAGGTTTTTTATCTGTTTTTACCATTTTTTCAACAAGCTGAGCTGTTAAAATATCATGAGTATCGCTAAAGTTTGCGTAGCCTGATGTTGACATATTAGGATTACCCCAATTAGCATTGTATAATTGATAAGCAGATGTATCATCAATAGCAACTACGCTATGTGAAAATCTACTAACTCTCTGCCAATTAGAAATAGGCTCATTATTATAGCTTTTATCGCTTGTATCAGCTAAAAGTCTTCTACCGTACGCTGTTAATGTTAATGATAAAACGTCATTATGAGCATGTACATTTATTGGTGTCCAATTAGTGAAGGCAAATAAACTGTTTTTATCCCAACCATCTCTTATAGTTGCCCATCTTCCATCAGGATAAAATGCACTTTCATGACATGGTTCTGAGCCTTCATTTCTATATGTGGTAACATACAGCATTTCATCGTCGCCTTCATTTTTTGCAATTTTCGCTATTTGTTTGTATAGTTCAAGCTTTTTATCATAATGGTCATCACCATACTCTGCAACATATCCATTTGGCTCTAAACAATTCATGAAAAAAGTAGCAAAACGTTTTATTTGACTTTCTAGACTATCTGGAACCTTATATCCTAATTCTATCATTAATCTTTTATAATCATATATATTTTCAAATACATGTACTGGATATCCGTTTGTTGCTTCTATATATGATCCATCAGTTCTAATTAAATTACTTAACTGATATTCAATTCTGTTTGCGATAATGCCTAAGTTTTTATCTGTTGTGGTAAATTCAGGGAAAGATTCAACAATAGCTTTAGAAGCTGTAACCATTTCCATACCCCAGTTATTATCCTTTGCTGCTCCAAGCCAATATGTTGGTCTTACTAAAGCTTCTGCATCATCATATATAAACTTTAGTATTTGTAAATTATTATTTGGTGTCATTGACTTAGATTTCACAAGAGCATAGTAAGAATCTGTAACTAATTGCTCCCTAAAACCCGCATTAAGTGGTAAATTACTATGTCTAGTTGGAACATCAAGAAGTTCGTCTCCTCCTCCAACCTTTGTAAAATAGCAAAGTAGTTCTCTAATATATCGTGCTGCATATGTTTCATCATGTGTTTCTTCATATTTACCTACCAAACCTTCTTGATACCAAAATCTTGCATATGTATTTATAAACTGTCTGTCTATACCTGGTTTATTTTTATGTAAGAAATCCATTCCACCATATTTTTCTGTATTTCCTTCAAAGGAATAATATCTTATTCTTTCAGGAGCGTTCCAATTTATTTTAGTCTCTTTAAAAGCTAACTCTTCTGACACACCAACAAAAATCTTAGCTTCTTTATCTAGCTTAACTGATGAATCATACACATTACTTTCATTTGGTTTTTCAGGATCATGTTTCCTTGCAAATCCATAAAGTGAAAGTTCTGCACTTTGAATATTGGAAACATTTGTAATACCTTTTGGCATATTAAACCTAATATAAATTCTTTTTGAATTATCATCCACAGGCATACCACTATCTAATGTTTTAATATATTTTTGAGTTCCATAATTTATCGCTCCATTTTTCCCGCCTCTTATATACGAATCCGCATCAGGTTTAATTTCATAGGTAACATCGTCAGCTACAACGGTAAGAACAGGTGGCTTAGCCCCTTCTCTACTATCAAATACAACCTCTTCATTTTTATCATCATTTATTATAACCCAATCAAAAGAAGTTTGATTTTTTACTATTTTGCTTGCAATATTCTTTGTTACATCAAATTTATTATAACTTGGTTCTGGAGTAACAGTACCTCTTGCAATTACACTTACTTTATTATAAACATCATCCAATAAATCTTCTATACAACTGTAATTGTTACGTCTAACATCTGGATTCTCAATAATTCTATTTTTAGAAATATAATACTGTTGTACTAGTTTTTTTGCTTCCTCATAATTACCATCTTTAACACTTACCTCTGCAGCTTTTAATATTGGATTGTTCTTATAATCATAGTTAATTCTTGGCTTTAGTATCCACTCTCCTGTTTTTTCGTGCCATATTCCTAAGAATTCTTCATCTGTCATATTTCTTTCTCTTTGGAGTGGTTTTGCATTATAAGCTGGAACCGTAACTACAAATTCCTTTGTATCTGAAATATTTCCAGCTGTTATAGTTGCTGTTAATGTTACATCACTATTAGTAGTAGCAGGTTTTACCTCTCCATTATCTGTTATAACAGCTGTATTATTACTTTTCCAACTAATATCACTTCCATAAGGCCCTGTTCTTATAAGCAACAAATCAACATCTGCACTATTTCTTAAACTAAGTGCACTTTTATCTCTCTCTACAGATTCTTGTTCATCCTTAAGTATCGGTATTTCTACTGCAGCACTAATAGACCTTTGTAGATTGTCCCATAAAAAATAATACATAGTGTATTCTCCTGTGATAGGTATTGTTAATGATGTTCTTAATTCATCTGAATTACCTGCTGCCAATTTTTTTGAGTCTATTGCTATGTTTAATATCCTGTTATTTTTCTTATCAAATAACCCTAACATTAAATTAACATTCTTAGTTTTCAAAGACTTGTTGGTAGCTTTAATTATTACCTCCGCTTCCTCTCCATAATAAAAACAATTTTTCGGTGATAATTTTTTAAAGCTAATGTTTTCTGCACTAGTAAAATCCACTGCTTTTACATTATTAGGGATAAAAGATGTAAAAAAACAAAGCAGTAATACAATAGAAATGATGTTTTTTGCTTTTTTCTTAAATGTTTTCATAAAATACCCTCCGTTAAATTAGTTTATTAGTCGGTTGCAGAATTCCTCAACCGTTGATTAGCCTAACTTTTAAGCCGTTAGGTTTTTATATTTTCCTCCACTGTGAAAAAATAAATTGTTATCAAACAAAATGTTATCCACAGAGGAGGAGAATACCTTATTTTGTATTAGTAAACTTAAATAATTTAATATTTTTGAGCAAGTATCTGAAGTTAATAATCTCTGTAAAAAGCATCCCGTAGGGTTTCTCAATCTTCTTAGCAATAATTATAATATTAATGCCTTGATTCATGAATCTATTTCAAATAAATACTATGCTGATTTAGGAAGGTATCAAAAGTTTACGCTTTCATCAATTCTATCAGCTTTGATACTTATGCAAACATTTCTTATATCTACTACTGTTCTATTAAGTGTCTTTCTTATATCCTCTACTGAAATTATATTATATACTTCTAATTCTCCAATTTCTCTTTAGGTGGATATTGCAATATATCCATGTATGAATATTCACTATATGCATTTATATTAGATGGAATGAGTGTCTCATTAAAAAGAGTGCCTGCTCTATTTAACATTGGTTTAGTCATGTTTTGCAATTGACTTTCGGCACCTCCACCGGTAATTTGCTTCCATTCCCATTGTTTTTGTTTAAATATATATTGTTTTAAAAATTCAAACGCCTTTCTCATACTTCTGCCGTCACTGGATTCATATTGCCATAAATCAACCCTTGTGAAACGACGTCCAATATCAGCTATTCTTGACATGGTCCATAGGTTCATAGTGCTGTAGTTTACTGATTTTGTTCGTCTCAGTTCCAAGGGTTGACTGCCATTGGACAGAATCTGGCTTGCTATCCGCTTTATTTTTGCTTCTTCTAATTTTTTTTCTGCATCATCCTTTTTATCAAGATAAATCATTATACCTACAACCTGTGTATCATAGTTAGTACCATGGTTTTGTTCCATATCGTCTTCCTTTTTTCCGAAATTGCTTGTTCTAAGCCATGTTAAATAGTCGGTTAACCATGTTTTAATTTTCAATGAATCACTTTCAGATAAAAATTTGTCTCGGTCAAGCAATTGCACAGCTATTATAAGATTACTAATACTAGTCCACTCGATTATTCCAAGTTGTCTGCCTGGAGTTCCTCCGGGAACGCCTTGTCCATACTTTACACTAGGATTAACTTTAGTCTCCTCATCAATAAACCAAATCTTTATAATTTCTTTTGCTTTATCTGCATATTTTTTATCTCCAGAAAAATAGTATGCCATTGACAGTATTTCTAATGAATCAAACATCTTGCTTAAACGCACTTGATCTGTATGTGGCCCTCTTGTCTTAGGATTTACCTGTCCATCTTTAGGAATCCATGGAATACCATCTTTTTTGCTTGGGTCCGGCCAAAAGTATGGTGCAATGCTTAAATAATCATGTATATCTCCACTTTGCGGCATTATTGTTTTATTCGTTACTGGATCGGCTTTTTTATCGAGTTCTTTATTTGCTTTGGAGATAAGCTTGTTATATGCATCTATAAAATAATTGTTTCCCTTTGATATCTCCCCTTTTGACTTCAGTAAATTGTCCTCATTGTAATAAATAAGTTTTATGCTTGAATTTGTTAGTGCTACAGGCATCTTAATTATGGGATTGTTTAATGCTCCAATAGTATCAAAACGCATTTGGTCAACAAAAATATGTAGATCATTATTAGCTCTATTCATTTATAAAAAAACTCCCTCCATTATATATTAAAAACTAAACATCTTTGGAGCAGATGTATTAGCATTTTCAATATCCCATGCTCAAAATAAAACTACCTTATATCTATAGAAAAACTGGTAGTTTATTAATTTTATAGTTATTCTCATTTGAAAGTATATTTTCTAAATTAGAATACATTCGTTAATTAAAAATACAATGAACAAATCTATGTATTTATATTATCTTGTTAATACTATTTCTTTAATATTAACAACTATGTTACCCATTGCATTTTGTGAGTTATCAATAATCAACTTTTTAGCCTTTTGATCTTCTAATTTAATATTAACCTTGTTTCCTGAGCTAAGCCAAATCTCACCTATGCCCGCATAATCAGGAGTTTCTAGGAAATCAGTAGGAAAATCATACCACCAATAACCTATACAGGTATCTATAATTCCAAGTTTTCTTACAACTTTTCCATCCTTGTGGAAAATATATTTACTACCAACATTTTCCCATTCACCTATAATTTTATCAGAAAATGGACCAGCTGGTATTTCCATTTCAACTTCATGATTTAAATGAATTAAATCTACTACAGGCTCTGGTCTGCCCTTTATAAATATATCTGATAATGTCATAATTTCAACATTATCTTTATATACTGCAATTTTCACTTCTGTAGTTTCATTTATTGAAAATTGTGAAGTGTATTTATTACTTTTTCTGTTAGGTATAGTACAATCAGTTGTATAAAAAATTTCATATTCATTTTTAACATTGCCTGTTAAATATACTGATTTTACATCAATAGAAATTGACGTTACTTCATCAAAATAATTATCACCTAAAATAGATACAACTGTTGCAAAATTTACTTCGTCTTCATTGAACTTAATTAAATACATGCCAAGCCCGTTAAAAGCTCGTCTGTGCATTGACTTAAATGGACTCATATCATCTATTGCCCCATTATCCGAACCAAGTAATTTTATATTTGGGGATAAATATAATCCTGTAATATTATTTGCATATGATACAAAATTACCAGATTTGTCTTTAACTTCAAAAGTAAGTTGCGCCACGTTAATTTTTGTGTCTTCAGGTAAAATTTCTGCTGTTAATTGTATGTTATTTGGTGTATATGCAGTATTAAATTTTTCTTCAATAACTAAATTTCCATTTTCGTAACCTTTTGCTAAAATAGTCCCTTCTTCATATGGAACTAGCCACTCCAAATTTTTTAATGTACCTTTTGTTTTTTTACCTAAACTATTATCATTTAAGAATAACTCAACTTCTTCAAGGTTAGTATATACCCAAACTGGTACTTTTGTGCTTTTTTCCAAGTATCTATGTGTCCAATGCGGAAGTATATGTAATATCTTTTCTTCTTTCCACATACTTTGATATAGATAAAAATGGTCTTTAGGGAAATTTGCAGTATCTATTACACCAAAATTATGACTTTTTGATGGCCAAGCATGCGGGAATGCCTCTCCTACATAATCAAAACCTGTCCATCTAAATTCACCACATAAATATGGTAATTTTTCAACCAATGCCCATGAATCTCTAGCACAAGTTCTAACACCAGCATTATCATATGATGAATTATAATGAAAATTTTGGTCAAAGAAAATTTCTTCTTCTGTAAGATTTTCTATTTCCATTCTTGGTTGATTTTTATCTCTCCACCATGTTTTTGTTCTATAAAATCCTCTTGTTTGGAATGAATGTGGTGCTTCTGTTGCTACAAAAAGTTGATCAGGTCTTTTTTCGTGGTCTTGTTCATAAATAAAGCAAGCTCCTCCACCATCGTTATATCCAGCAACATCCAACAACGCACGATTATCGTCAGACGCTTTACTAGTTTGTTGTACTCCTGCAGTGATTTTTCTAGTATCATCTAAATTTCTAATTATAGCCATTAACTCTTTTGTGATTTCTGTGCTCATTTGAAGAACTTCGTTTCCTATACTCCACATTACCACACTAGGATGATTTCTATCTCTAATTATTAAATCTGATAAATCTTGAACATGGCATTTATCCCAAATTGTACCATAACCATATTTAACTTTTGGAATTTCCCAACCATCAAATGCTTCGTCCACAACCATCATGCCTAGTTCATCACATAAATCATAAAATTCAGGGTTAAATGGATTATGTGAAGTACGAATTGAATTACAGCCCATTTCTTTTAGCATTAAAATTCTTTTTTTCCATAATGATTTTGGTACTGCAGCACCAACACAGCCTCCATCATGGTGTAAACATACACCTTTAAAATATGTATGAATACCATTAAGGAAAAATCCTTGGTTTGGTTTAAATTCTAAAGAGCGAACTCCAAAATTAATTTCAACAGAATCCTTATGTGATTGATTATCTGTTTCTACTGAAACTATGCATTTATATAGATATGGTGAATTGCATGACCATAATTTAGTATCCTTTATATCTAAAATATTATTAAAATTATTCTCGCCAATGTTTAAATCAACTTTTGTTTCAAATCTCTCTACTAGATTACCATCTATATCTTGTATATCAATTTCTAAACTAACATTTTTTTCTTCTTGCAAGCTCACAACTGTTGTTAATACAGGTATAACCGATTTTCCATCTTCTACATATTTTGGTTTTATAAATACGCCATCATTTTTAATATATATATTATCCCCAGACATTATCCAAACATTTCGTGTAATACCTTGTCCATTAAACCATCTTGTAGATGGTTCTTTTGATCCATCTAGATAAACTGCAATAAGATTTACTCCTTGTTTTAAATAATCACTAATGTTTACACAAAGTGAGCTATATCCATATTCACGGCTATAAACCTTTTCACCATTTACGTATATTGTGGAATTGCTGTACACACCCTCAAATAATAAAAAAGTTTGATTATCAGGAACTTTTTCAAGTTTCATATATTTTCTATACCAAAGCGTACCTGTTCTAACATATCCACCTTGGTGTGAGCTTAAATTAGATTTATCAAAAACATTTTCAATGGTATAATCATGTGGTAACTCTACTGGTTTAAAAACCGTCATACTTTGGACTAAATCTTTATTTGTTTCCACATCTATATTTGTATATTCCCAATTGTCATTAAAATTTATTTTTTTCATGATTTCACCTCGTATTTTAATTTATCTGACAAGATCATTATGTATATATTTGTACTAATTGTCTATTTACAAAAACGAAAAAAGCTTTTAAAACAAAGATTTGAGTCTTATCATTTATGCATATTCTTAGCATTTTCTATATTTTGTCGTCTATATTGACCGGGAGTAATATACTCAATGCTTTTAAATATACGGATAAAACTTGTATCATATAATATACCTATCTTATTTGCTATTTCATTTATACTCAGATTGGTATTTAAAAGTAATTCTTTTGCATGATTAATACGGACTTGATTTATTTTTTTTAGAATACTAATATTTTTTTCACCTTTATATAATTTTGTTAAATACGATGGTGTTAGCTGAAAATAATCTGCCAATTTTGAAACATTAATTTCACTATTCATAAAATTATTTTCAATATAAGCATTAATTTTTTCACTAAGAAGCACCGATTGTTCAGCCTTTATATATTCAGTATACAGCTGACAAACTTTCTCCATCAGGACATTCAATTTTTTTTTCATATCCAATAAACTTTTTGCTCCAATTATTTTCATAAGCTCTTTGTCCTGGTCTATTATGTTTTTTTGATTTAATTTTCCCATGGATTTAAGAACTGTAGCGGTTATATCAAATATCAGATTTTTGCCAACATTAATACCTATGTTATTGACATCAAAATTCTTTCGATATAATACTTTTAACAAATCTTTTGCTTTATCAACATCACCATTTTTTATATAATTTGTCAGTATTTGTTCTTCGCTTAATGGATAATAATAAGGTTCATTGTTTTGGATTTCCTCATAAAACATAACTGAATCCGATTCATATTTTTGAATATAGTCTAAACAACTTAGACTTTCTTGGTAAGCTTCTGGAACATCAAGAAGGGATTTATAGCAATTACTGACAGCAACATTGAGCTGAATCAATATGACTTTATCAAGTTCCTGTTTTAATTGATCAACCCAATCATAAATTTGTGTATGCATTCTATTCCATGTATTTTTATTGCTGTTTGCCACAAGAATAATCTTGTTATTTCTAATACTATAAAAGATATTAGAACATTTTTTTAATATTTCCTGAAAATACTCACCTATTTTAACAAATGGAACTAGATCATGTCTTGACTTTTCCCGTTCAAGTGTATTTACCTGTATAATTATTACCGTAAACAAATCATATTCTAGCTTTATGTCAAATTGTCCAATTCTATCTTTAATTATTTTCAAATCATTCAAGTCACCATTAAGTAATCTATTAATAAAGTTTTTTCTAAGTATATTTTTTTGTTCTTTAACTTTATCTTCAAGTGAATCTAATTTGAAAAATGTTTTTTCAAAAGCTGACTGTAAGTATGTATATTCTTCTCCATTGTTTTCATCTGTTTGTTGATACTTTTCTGAAACCATGTTAATTATTTTTTTTACAGGCTTATAATTTCTTTTAGAAAATTTGTAAGCAAGTATTGTCCCTAAAATCAAATTTAATAGGGTAGCAAGAATAACCATATGTGTATAATTATTTTTTTTTGCTTGAAAATCTGTAACATCTGTTAACACAACATATTTCCAATCATTGATATTTGATTTTACTGAAAAGGCTACCATTTGTTTGTTTTCATATTCACTATAAACATAATCTCCGTTATCACTTAAGACATCATAATTGAATGCTTTTATCGGAGTAAAATTATTAGAAGATGCTATTACTTCATTATTATTAGCCAAAATATATATAACCGCCTTATCTGACAACTCATAGTCTTTCAAGTTTGAGACTATTTTCTCACTTTCTATACTAACAAACAGGTTATCATTATCTATCTTATTTGAATTAAAAGGTAAAGACATTGCAAAAGCAATATTATCTTTAAGCAACGACTGTGTTATATATTCGCTTTTATATTGTTGTTTCATATAATCAATCCACTGGTCATGACTAGTATATGTTTCCTTATCTACATAATAATCATAAACATATTGGTCACTCAAATAAGCACCATCATACATCAGCCGCTTGTTTGAATTAAAATATATAAGAATGTTATCAATATCTGAATTGCTTACTTTTAGTATTTCCTTATACTTTATTAGTTCTAATATTTCATATCGATGGGATTCAAGTTCATTATTTCTATTTTCTTTGAGTAAACCAAGAACCTTAGCATCGTTTGCTAACATAACCGCAGTTCTTCTTAAAGATACTAATTTTTCATCAATACTTGACTGCAGTTGCATTAGTCCTGCGCTTCGTGTTTTGCTTATTTCCTCCTCAATAATAACACTTGAATACCTAAACAAGAAAAAATTAATAAGAAGTGGTAGAACCAACATGATGATATATGTTATAAACCAAATACGAATTATTTTACTAAACTTTTTTTTATTTTTCATCATATGAATCCCCTTCAAAAAAAGTAAAATATTAATTCCTGGCTCAAGAATCGGTTTTCAATAACTTCTGTAAATACATCTGAATACTTGGCTAACCCTTTTGTTATTATACTTTAGTTACTATATTATAATTTTTGCTTAAAGCTATACACCCCTGAGCCAACATCTATGTAACCACCATTTTTTGTATATGTTTCTTTTTTTACACAACTAATGTTTTCTCCACACATTATGGCTACATCTGAATCAAATGGCAGCACTATCTTAGCTGTGGTATTAGCTGGAATAGTTGCATCTATTTCAAATATACCTTTATCCATTCTCCAATGAGATCTAATTTTACCATAAATAGAATCAAAACTTCCTTTTATCCATTTTATATCCCCCATAGGTGTTGGCTTAATCATTATTTCTTTAAAACCAGGTTTTAAAGGTCTAATCCCTGCTAAATGCGAAAACAGCCATGCATCAAATCCACATTTAAAAGGATGGTTTAGTGAACCTGTATTTCTGGGCACACCATAATCCTGATCCCCTTCCCATCTCTCAGGAAGTGTTGTATAACCCTTATTTATTAAGTAAACAAAACCAGGATAACCACTTTGTACTAAAGTTTTATATGCTTCTTCTTTATACCCAAAATCAGTTAACACTTCGAAAACATACTTTGTTCCAATATGTCCTGTTGTTAAGTGGAATCCTTCATCTCTTATGCTTTTAACTAAAGCTTTCACAACCTTTTGTACATATGATTCTTCAACTAATTTTATCTTTAATGCAAAACTATCTGCT from Vallitalea longa carries:
- a CDS encoding CBM96 family carbohydrate-binding protein, producing the protein MKTFKKKAKNIISIVLLLCFFTSFIPNNVKAVDFTSAENISFKKLSPKNCFYYGEEAEVIIKATNKSLKTKNVNLMLGLFDKKNNRILNIAIDSKKLAAGNSDELRTSLTIPITGEYTMYYFLWDNLQRSISAAVEIPILKDEQESVERDKSALSLRNSADVDLLLIRTGPYGSDISWKSNNTAVITDNGEVKPATTNSDVTLTATITAGNISDTKEFVVTVPAYNAKPLQRERNMTDEEFLGIWHEKTGEWILKPRINYDYKNNPILKAAEVSVKDGNYEEAKKLVQQYYISKNRIIENPDVRRNNYSCIEDLLDDVYNKVSVIARGTVTPEPSYNKFDVTKNIASKIVKNQTSFDWVIINDDKNEEVVFDSREGAKPPVLTVVADDVTYEIKPDADSYIRGGKNGAINYGTQKYIKTLDSGMPVDDNSKRIYIRFNMPKGITNVSNIQSAELSLYGFARKHDPEKPNESNVYDSSVKLDKEAKIFVGVSEELAFKETKINWNAPERIRYYSFEGNTEKYGGMDFLHKNKPGIDRQFINTYARFWYQEGLVGKYEETHDETYAARYIRELLCYFTKVGGGDELLDVPTRHSNLPLNAGFREQLVTDSYYALVKSKSMTPNNNLQILKFIYDDAEALVRPTYWLGAAKDNNWGMEMVTASKAIVESFPEFTTTDKNLGIIANRIEYQLSNLIRTDGSYIEATNGYPVHVFENIYDYKRLMIELGYKVPDSLESQIKRFATFFMNCLEPNGYVAEYGDDHYDKKLELYKQIAKIAKNEGDDEMLYVTTYRNEGSEPCHESAFYPDGRWATIRDGWDKNSLFAFTNWTPINVHAHNDVLSLTLTAYGRRLLADTSDKSYNNEPISNWQRVSRFSHSVVAIDDTSAYQLYNANWGNPNMSTSGYANFSDTHDILTAQLVEKMVKTDKKPDLIEGNYISNRKITFFKPLKFFIVSDYLDAVAGERKYTQTWIFDVNAVPSIDAETGVTKTNYTEGANILVVPSSKEDMVQSIEEGYQQITPIKYATFVKNSGSVENFDTVLYPIMEGSQTQVTTKKIAMGDNKLVSAMNIEVKKEEGNIEKGSYYITHEKTPVYRAFGENGTDAVMAYVNYDRDYIVNYVVIQNGTVLKAGEKEVIKSNLPLSDVSVEYTKEEINISSSEKVLANLGNLQILAATDAKIVKFNGQCVAYIKQLDKIYLNKDVITETEGVLSQFAKYMPINVNGKVEYIEVGNTQDKQMPSSVAMTIARDKQNLALGKTIAGAGTEIVDGNPSTVWKQSVLEYPSTITIDLGREENVSDVEVLWGLSETKNGLYKYKFQTSLDGITFVDVKEDKGYERSLIDVYNKARYIRIVIKNNTFYDPIQIREIYVGKAKSIEGSLKNEIITIGQTGEIFASPMRIEFTAILNAKVVKLDENGGFTTVTTEDETTSAKDLLINEGGSYAILYGEK
- a CDS encoding alginate lyase family protein, with translation MNRANNDLHIFVDQMRFDTIGALNNPIIKMPVALTNSSIKLIYYNEDNLLKSKGEISKGNNYFIDAYNKLISKANKELDKKADPVTNKTIMPQSGDIHDYLSIAPYFWPDPSKKDGIPWIPKDGQVNPKTRGPHTDQVRLSKMFDSLEILSMAYYFSGDKKYADKAKEIIKIWFIDEETKVNPSVKYGQGVPGGTPGRQLGIIEWTSISNLIIAVQLLDRDKFLSESDSLKIKTWLTDYLTWLRTSNFGKKEDDMEQNHGTNYDTQVVGIMIYLDKKDDAEKKLEEAKIKRIASQILSNGSQPLELRRTKSVNYSTMNLWTMSRIADIGRRFTRVDLWQYESSDGRSMRKAFEFLKQYIFKQKQWEWKQITGGGAESQLQNMTKPMLNRAGTLFNETLIPSNINAYSEYSYMDILQYPPKEKLEN
- a CDS encoding glycoside hydrolase family 2 TIM barrel-domain containing protein yields the protein MKKINFNDNWEYTNIDVETNKDLVQSMTVFKPVELPHDYTIENVFDKSNLSSHQGGYVRTGTLWYRKYMKLEKVPDNQTFLLFEGVYSNSTIYVNGEKVYSREYGYSSLCVNISDYLKQGVNLIAVYLDGSKEPSTRWFNGQGITRNVWIMSGDNIYIKNDGVFIKPKYVEDGKSVIPVLTTVVSLQEEKNVSLEIDIQDIDGNLVERFETKVDLNIGENNFNNILDIKDTKLWSCNSPYLYKCIVSVETDNQSHKDSVEINFGVRSLEFKPNQGFFLNGIHTYFKGVCLHHDGGCVGAAVPKSLWKKRILMLKEMGCNSIRTSHNPFNPEFYDLCDELGMMVVDEAFDGWEIPKVKYGYGTIWDKCHVQDLSDLIIRDRNHPSVVMWSIGNEVLQMSTEITKELMAIIRNLDDTRKITAGVQQTSKASDDNRALLDVAGYNDGGGACFIYEQDHEKRPDQLFVATEAPHSFQTRGFYRTKTWWRDKNQPRMEIENLTEEEIFFDQNFHYNSSYDNAGVRTCARDSWALVEKLPYLCGEFRWTGFDYVGEAFPHAWPSKSHNFGVIDTANFPKDHFYLYQSMWKEEKILHILPHWTHRYLEKSTKVPVWVYTNLEEVELFLNDNSLGKKTKGTLKNLEWLVPYEEGTILAKGYENGNLVIEEKFNTAYTPNNIQLTAEILPEDTKINVAQLTFEVKDKSGNFVSYANNITGLYLSPNIKLLGSDNGAIDDMSPFKSMHRRAFNGLGMYLIKFNEDEVNFATVVSILGDNYFDEVTSISIDVKSVYLTGNVKNEYEIFYTTDCTIPNRKSNKYTSQFSINETTEVKIAVYKDNVEIMTLSDIFIKGRPEPVVDLIHLNHEVEMEIPAGPFSDKIIGEWENVGSKYIFHKDGKVVRKLGIIDTCIGYWWYDFPTDFLETPDYAGIGEIWLSSGNKVNIKLEDQKAKKLIIDNSQNAMGNIVVNIKEIVLTR
- a CDS encoding helix-turn-helix domain-containing protein gives rise to the protein MKNKKKFSKIIRIWFITYIIMLVLPLLINFFLFRYSSVIIEEEISKTRSAGLMQLQSSIDEKLVSLRRTAVMLANDAKVLGLLKENRNNELESHRYEILELIKYKEILKVSNSDIDNILIYFNSNKRLMYDGAYLSDQYVYDYYVDKETYTSHDQWIDYMKQQYKSEYITQSLLKDNIAFAMSLPFNSNKIDNDNLFVSIESEKIVSNLKDYELSDKAVIYILANNNEVIASSNNFTPIKAFNYDVLSDNGDYVYSEYENKQMVAFSVKSNINDWKYVVLTDVTDFQAKKNNYTHMVILATLLNLILGTILAYKFSKRNYKPVKKIINMVSEKYQQTDENNGEEYTYLQSAFEKTFFKLDSLEDKVKEQKNILRKNFINRLLNGDLNDLKIIKDRIGQFDIKLEYDLFTVIIIQVNTLEREKSRHDLVPFVKIGEYFQEILKKCSNIFYSIRNNKIILVANSNKNTWNRMHTQIYDWVDQLKQELDKVILIQLNVAVSNCYKSLLDVPEAYQESLSCLDYIQKYESDSVMFYEEIQNNEPYYYPLSEEQILTNYIKNGDVDKAKDLLKVLYRKNFDVNNIGINVGKNLIFDITATVLKSMGKLNQKNIIDQDKELMKIIGAKSLLDMKKKLNVLMEKVCQLYTEYIKAEQSVLLSEKINAYIENNFMNSEINVSKLADYFQLTPSYLTKLYKGEKNISILKKINQVRINHAKELLLNTNLSINEIANKIGILYDTSFIRIFKSIEYITPGQYRRQNIENAKNMHK